In Streptomyces sp. NBC_00448, the following are encoded in one genomic region:
- a CDS encoding CU044_2847 family protein, which produces MTSRLLPLRVGDVDLLVETVTVAGSEPTSRLRNASGRVVDAFDHARDAIVEIASATGEAIGRLTHEATRPEQVEVEFGLKFSTQGTIVVAGVSGEASLVVRLKYPAPRGEQDGTAADRAD; this is translated from the coding sequence ATGACAAGTCGACTGCTTCCGCTGCGTGTTGGCGACGTTGACCTCTTGGTCGAGACGGTCACGGTCGCCGGGTCGGAGCCGACCTCGCGGTTACGGAACGCGAGCGGACGGGTCGTGGACGCCTTCGACCATGCCCGTGACGCGATCGTGGAGATCGCCTCCGCCACCGGGGAGGCGATCGGCCGGCTGACGCACGAGGCAACGCGCCCCGAGCAGGTGGAGGTGGAGTTCGGACTGAAGTTCTCCACGCAAGGCACCATCGTCGTGGCCGGCGTCTCCGGCGAGGCGTCGCTGGTGGTACGGCTGAAGTATCCCGCGCCGCGGGGCGAGCAGGATGGCACTGCGGCCGACCGCGCCGACTGA
- a CDS encoding alkyl/aryl-sulfatase, translated as MSDLDYADKSDFEDADRGFVAALSPAVIRTDDGRVIWDGDAYGFLDGDCPASAHPSLWRQGQLCDKQGLFEVTEGIYQVRNLDLSNMTLVEGDTGVIVIDPLISAETAAAALALYREHRGDRPVTGLIYTHSHGDHFGGSRGVLPHGHAPVPVIAPAGFLEHAVAENVYAGGAMTRRAVYMYGAELEKGPEGQIGAGLGMTTSKGTITLVPPTLDITRTGQEETVDGVRIVFQMTPGTEAPSEMNFYFPDRRALCMAENATHNMHNILTLRGAVVRDTRIWAHYLGETITLFGDQAEIAFASHHWPTWGQDRIVEHLAGQRDMWAYLHDQTLRMTNQGLTGMEIAERMELPPAIANRWANRGYYGSVSHNVKAIYQRYMGWFDGNPAHLWEHPPLEQAQRFAADYGGVPALIAKGKEYAATGDLRFAATLLGHAVFAAPDDSIAKQALASVYEKLGFGAENGTWRNFYLMGAQELRGTVAHTALETTNPEMAMALTVDMLIDSLAIRVDGPRAWDAKLTMTWNVTDEGRTWHLLLSNGALTYRSTDTASGTNEPGPAADLTLTLTKPELLGVLGGKGLDGGHVDGDPQVFTTLTGLLDTPAPDFAVVTP; from the coding sequence ATGAGTGATCTCGACTACGCAGACAAGTCCGACTTCGAGGACGCCGACCGAGGGTTCGTCGCCGCCCTCTCACCCGCGGTGATCCGGACGGACGACGGCCGGGTGATCTGGGACGGTGACGCGTACGGCTTCCTGGACGGGGACTGCCCTGCCAGCGCGCACCCCAGCCTGTGGCGGCAGGGCCAGTTGTGCGACAAGCAGGGCCTGTTCGAGGTCACCGAGGGGATCTACCAGGTCCGGAACCTGGACCTGTCGAACATGACGCTGGTCGAGGGCGACACCGGTGTCATCGTCATCGATCCGCTGATCTCGGCTGAGACCGCGGCCGCCGCGCTCGCGCTGTACCGCGAGCACCGCGGCGACCGCCCCGTCACCGGGCTGATCTACACGCACTCCCACGGCGACCACTTCGGCGGCTCGCGTGGGGTCCTGCCGCACGGCCACGCCCCGGTGCCGGTGATCGCTCCGGCCGGTTTCCTGGAGCACGCGGTGGCGGAGAACGTGTACGCGGGCGGCGCGATGACCCGCCGTGCGGTGTACATGTACGGCGCCGAACTGGAAAAGGGTCCCGAGGGGCAGATCGGCGCCGGGCTGGGCATGACGACGTCGAAGGGCACGATCACCCTGGTCCCGCCGACGCTGGACATCACGCGCACCGGTCAGGAGGAGACGGTCGACGGGGTGCGGATCGTCTTCCAGATGACGCCGGGCACCGAGGCGCCCTCGGAGATGAACTTCTACTTCCCCGACCGGCGTGCCCTGTGCATGGCGGAGAACGCCACGCACAACATGCACAACATCCTGACCCTGCGCGGAGCGGTGGTCCGCGACACCCGTATCTGGGCGCACTACCTGGGCGAGACGATCACCTTGTTCGGCGACCAGGCGGAGATCGCGTTCGCCTCCCACCACTGGCCCACCTGGGGGCAGGACCGCATCGTCGAGCACCTGGCGGGCCAGCGGGACATGTGGGCGTACCTGCATGACCAGACCCTGCGCATGACCAACCAGGGACTGACCGGTATGGAGATCGCCGAGCGGATGGAGCTGCCGCCGGCGATCGCGAACCGGTGGGCGAACCGCGGCTACTACGGGTCGGTCAGCCACAACGTCAAGGCCATCTACCAGCGCTACATGGGCTGGTTCGACGGCAACCCGGCCCATCTGTGGGAGCATCCGCCGCTCGAGCAGGCCCAGCGGTTCGCCGCTGACTACGGCGGTGTGCCGGCGTTGATCGCCAAGGGCAAGGAGTACGCGGCTACGGGGGATCTGCGGTTCGCCGCGACGCTGCTGGGGCACGCGGTCTTCGCCGCCCCCGACGACTCGATCGCCAAGCAGGCGCTGGCCTCGGTGTACGAGAAGCTCGGCTTCGGCGCGGAGAACGGCACCTGGCGCAACTTCTACCTGATGGGTGCCCAGGAACTGCGCGGCACCGTCGCACACACCGCGCTGGAGACGACCAACCCCGAGATGGCGATGGCCCTGACCGTCGACATGCTCATCGACTCCCTGGCGATCCGGGTCGACGGCCCGAGGGCGTGGGACGCGAAGCTCACCATGACCTGGAACGTCACCGACGAGGGCCGCACCTGGCACCTCCTGCTGTCCAACGGTGCCCTCACCTACCGCAGCACCGACACTGCCTCCGGCACGAACGAGCCGGGCCCGGCGGCCGACCTGACCCTCACCCTGACCAAGCCGGAACTCCTCGGTGTCCTGGGCGGCAAGGGGCTGGACGGCGGGCACGTCGATGGCGACCCGCAGGTCTTCACCACCCTCACCGGCCTGCTCGACACCCCCGCCCCCGACTTCGCCGTCGTCACGCCCTGA
- a CDS encoding trypsin-like peptidase domain-containing protein, translated as MVDAVWDARVPGFLGRVLDVDGTPVGTCFQVSPGVLVTAAHVLADVGCDWLGASLSVDALNGSVRRAPAQVVALDMARDLAVVRRAEPLGESVPVSLHPVAFQADVVVTGVAEVDDPGHGYQSLDAPGSWQGGTMRDDQVMLWRVRSADVMPGMSGAPVLRLADGAAVGVVSARYNSADGWLRDSVWVARVEDVAVLLSTVPGIDARRRLVFADEVGTVLSVRTVDTSLVPGRAGAVATRVAPDPGPARDRGAPEGVGGLNEAAVEAARALMALDDAYRGVGGAGDAAEWLLSRAVAHGRHEGDAVRDFRRRTRLRGLDPRVLLLAHPQHEEALCHWSAPLDGSRTRNDAYGSGPNGLDPYGTEPPGAGPSGSGPNGSAPGTSDALLDSFRHVLVEELSEELFVELSAVCRRQLRAVLTDGRTLHLEAFLTALTARLPELRTASTRAVMVRRPDPNGNGAQGEQGEQGEQGGTSAAAPGAAEVQRRARRAVAAAQMCRIPDPDPFVLGRTELVADVVRAVRRSRARQGTATAFLSGQPGVGTSTVAIEAARALAPDFPGGVFHVDLHGLVPDARRPARTVVRMVAEALGLDIGADLDAGEHLGDAALFARFTAELQGRGVLLVLDDALDAAHVAPLVKPPATCAVVVTSRDRVQGYADRSLVFRVEPLTRDSAVRVLAACDPERSHDPAVLHRLARLCADVPLALRMVGGRLASRPDLPVDYLLHLLEEESTRLDYLDSGDRAVRAAIRLSYDNLDAAARRTFRLIAAVPGAVTTGEELGACLAAPALRQELLLNRLVDRSLAQHAAFVRTFSGGVLASFALFDLVLLFAKERLAQEEPEEDVHDVTYRSVHFLRDRLGRINREEPDAELSGALDPARFHAAVRTAEERGWLALALEMAEGVAALYQAAGELDGEVAANDVRVHLHQRLSAPADAVRLCWDNAELLRDTDPARALVYAQRARDIAGAHNLHAGAAEADFLISLMQWDQGDAAAALASGRRAVSVLTALGLAATAVPVAINNSKLAFETADPEEARVLARRAHELAEGHGTAELRASALFQRQRAELWVGNHAEALPLARRVETAYTTLGNWWTAAVACENGACAAEALDDHHAAKDLVAHAVEYWQRCNTPPHLVSALIDLSAAHIRLDEMARGAEALTRAVAALDLADGANVSAALSSELLLRYAAVYALFDAIPPSAGLDHALQSAAESAVHDGDPDPDVERLRTDLRCFLTTGTGRGKATKAARHLLSTGARHPPAGELQLHETLGTEPAPRSALGTA; from the coding sequence GTGGTGGACGCGGTGTGGGACGCGAGGGTCCCCGGTTTCCTGGGCCGGGTCCTCGATGTCGACGGTACGCCCGTGGGCACCTGCTTCCAGGTGTCCCCCGGCGTGCTGGTGACGGCGGCGCACGTCCTCGCGGACGTCGGATGCGACTGGCTCGGTGCGTCGTTGTCCGTGGACGCCCTGAACGGATCGGTGCGGCGGGCGCCCGCGCAGGTGGTGGCCCTCGACATGGCCCGGGACCTCGCGGTGGTGCGCCGGGCCGAGCCGCTGGGGGAGTCCGTCCCCGTCTCCCTGCACCCGGTGGCCTTCCAGGCGGACGTCGTCGTGACCGGCGTCGCCGAGGTGGACGACCCCGGCCACGGCTACCAGTCGCTGGACGCCCCGGGGAGCTGGCAGGGCGGCACCATGCGGGATGACCAGGTGATGCTGTGGCGTGTCAGGTCCGCGGACGTCATGCCGGGGATGAGCGGTGCCCCCGTGCTGCGCCTCGCGGACGGTGCCGCCGTCGGCGTGGTCTCCGCGCGGTACAACAGCGCGGACGGCTGGCTGCGGGACTCCGTGTGGGTGGCCCGGGTCGAGGACGTCGCTGTGCTGTTGTCGACCGTCCCGGGGATCGACGCGCGTCGGCGGCTCGTGTTCGCCGACGAGGTCGGCACCGTGCTGTCCGTACGCACCGTGGACACCTCCCTGGTCCCCGGACGGGCCGGCGCGGTGGCCACCCGCGTCGCACCCGATCCGGGGCCGGCCCGGGACCGGGGGGCACCCGAAGGCGTCGGGGGCCTGAACGAGGCCGCGGTGGAGGCCGCCCGTGCGCTGATGGCGCTGGACGACGCGTACCGCGGGGTCGGCGGGGCCGGGGACGCGGCGGAGTGGTTGCTGTCGAGAGCCGTCGCCCACGGCCGCCACGAAGGCGACGCCGTACGGGACTTCCGCCGCCGCACCCGGCTGCGCGGGCTCGACCCTCGGGTGCTGCTGCTCGCGCACCCGCAGCACGAGGAGGCCCTGTGTCACTGGTCGGCCCCGCTGGACGGCTCGCGCACGCGGAACGACGCGTACGGCTCCGGTCCGAACGGCCTCGACCCGTACGGCACCGAGCCACCAGGTGCCGGCCCGTCCGGCTCCGGTCCGAACGGCTCCGCACCCGGAACCTCTGACGCGCTGCTCGACTCCTTTCGGCACGTCCTGGTCGAGGAGCTGTCCGAAGAGCTCTTCGTCGAACTCTCCGCGGTGTGCCGAAGGCAGTTGCGGGCGGTGCTCACCGACGGCCGGACACTGCACCTGGAGGCATTCCTCACCGCCCTCACCGCACGGCTCCCGGAGCTGCGTACCGCCTCCACCCGCGCCGTCATGGTCCGCAGGCCGGACCCGAACGGGAACGGTGCGCAGGGCGAACAGGGCGAACAGGGCGAACAGGGCGGGACGAGCGCCGCCGCCCCCGGGGCGGCCGAGGTCCAGCGCCGTGCCCGACGGGCCGTGGCCGCGGCCCAGATGTGCCGTATCCCCGATCCCGATCCCTTCGTCCTCGGCCGTACCGAACTGGTCGCCGACGTGGTCCGCGCTGTGCGCAGGAGCCGGGCACGGCAGGGCACGGCGACCGCGTTCCTGTCGGGGCAGCCGGGCGTCGGCACGTCCACCGTGGCCATCGAGGCCGCCCGCGCACTCGCGCCGGACTTCCCCGGTGGGGTCTTCCACGTCGACCTTCACGGACTGGTCCCCGACGCCCGAAGACCCGCCCGTACCGTCGTGCGGATGGTGGCGGAGGCGCTGGGCCTCGACATCGGCGCGGACCTCGACGCGGGGGAGCACCTGGGCGACGCCGCGCTGTTCGCCCGGTTCACCGCCGAACTCCAGGGCCGAGGGGTGCTGCTGGTGCTCGACGACGCCCTGGACGCCGCCCACGTCGCGCCCTTGGTGAAGCCCCCCGCCACCTGCGCGGTCGTCGTCACCTCCCGCGATCGTGTCCAGGGGTACGCCGACCGGTCACTCGTCTTCCGCGTGGAGCCGCTGACGCGCGACTCCGCGGTCCGGGTACTCGCCGCGTGCGACCCCGAGCGCAGCCACGACCCCGCCGTGCTGCACCGGTTGGCCCGGCTGTGCGCGGACGTGCCGCTGGCGCTGCGGATGGTCGGTGGACGGCTGGCGAGCCGCCCGGACCTGCCGGTGGACTACCTGCTGCACCTGCTGGAGGAGGAGTCGACCCGGCTGGACTACCTGGACTCGGGGGACCGGGCGGTGCGCGCGGCGATCAGGCTCAGCTACGACAACCTGGACGCCGCGGCCCGCCGCACCTTCCGGTTGATCGCCGCAGTGCCCGGCGCGGTGACGACCGGCGAGGAACTGGGCGCCTGCCTGGCCGCCCCGGCGCTGCGCCAGGAACTGCTCCTGAACCGGCTGGTCGACCGCAGCCTCGCCCAACACGCCGCCTTCGTGCGCACTTTCTCCGGCGGCGTGCTCGCCTCCTTCGCCCTCTTCGACCTCGTCCTGCTCTTCGCCAAGGAGCGCCTGGCACAGGAGGAGCCGGAGGAGGACGTGCACGATGTCACCTACCGCTCCGTCCACTTCCTGCGCGACCGGCTCGGCCGGATCAACCGGGAGGAGCCCGACGCGGAGCTGTCCGGCGCCCTCGACCCGGCCCGCTTCCACGCGGCGGTGCGCACGGCGGAGGAACGCGGATGGCTTGCGCTGGCCCTGGAAATGGCGGAGGGGGTGGCGGCCCTGTACCAGGCGGCCGGCGAGCTCGACGGCGAGGTTGCGGCCAACGACGTGCGCGTCCACCTCCACCAGCGCCTCTCGGCGCCCGCCGATGCCGTACGGCTGTGCTGGGACAACGCGGAGCTGCTGCGCGACACCGACCCGGCGCGCGCACTGGTGTACGCGCAGCGGGCCCGTGACATCGCGGGGGCCCACAACCTGCACGCGGGGGCCGCCGAGGCCGACTTCCTGATCTCGCTGATGCAGTGGGACCAGGGCGACGCGGCGGCTGCCCTGGCGTCCGGTCGGCGCGCGGTCTCCGTGCTGACCGCCTTGGGCCTGGCGGCCACCGCCGTCCCGGTCGCCATCAACAACTCCAAGCTGGCCTTCGAGACAGCGGACCCGGAAGAAGCCCGCGTACTGGCACGGCGCGCCCATGAACTTGCCGAGGGACACGGCACCGCGGAACTACGGGCCTCGGCGCTCTTCCAAAGGCAGCGCGCGGAGCTGTGGGTGGGAAACCACGCTGAGGCGCTCCCACTGGCGCGGCGCGTCGAGACCGCGTACACGACGCTCGGCAACTGGTGGACAGCGGCCGTCGCGTGCGAGAACGGGGCCTGTGCGGCAGAAGCTCTTGACGATCACCACGCAGCGAAGGACTTGGTTGCCCACGCCGTCGAGTACTGGCAGCGCTGCAACACCCCGCCCCACCTCGTGAGCGCACTGATCGACCTGAGCGCGGCCCACATCCGCCTCGACGAGATGGCACGCGGAGCGGAGGCGCTGACCCGCGCGGTTGCCGCGCTCGACCTGGCCGACGGCGCGAACGTGTCCGCCGCCCTGAGCTCCGAGCTGCTGCTGCGTTATGCCGCGGTGTACGCCCTTTTCGACGCCATCCCGCCCAGCGCGGGCCTCGACCACGCGCTTCAATCCGCCGCTGAAAGCGCGGTGCACGACGGAGATCCGGACCCGGATGTCGAACGCCTCCGGACCGACCTCCGCTGCTTTCTCACCACCGGCACGGGCCGTGGCAAGGCCACGAAGGCAGCCCGCCACCTGCTGTCCACCGGTGCCCGCCATCCCCCCGCCGGCGAGTTGCAGCTGCACGAGACCCTGGGCACCGAGCCGGCCCCACGTTCGGCACTCGGCACCGCCTGA
- a CDS encoding SGNH/GDSL hydrolase family protein: MPVLLALIAAGAVVAGLPAGAPLAAAHPAHGRQAGHGRATAPARVAAWSPSMTIGGPNFDDETIRMVAHSSVSGTSLRIHLSNLRGTTPLTVGAVSVAAQADRATAVPGSQHAVTFANHRSVTLAAGAEAISDPVAMSVAADHNVLVSVYLPDATSSATWHSDAFDTSYLSAPGDHTAETGDGNYTTATTSWYYLSGLDVISPGARGTVVAFGDSITDGYNTPAGAYHRWPDDLARRLSGPHPMSVVDAGIGGNRVLTDVPNIWQGISATKRFAHDALGQPGVRYVILMEGINDIGNNAGPDGAPLTAQDLIDGYRNLIGQAHAAGVRIIGGTLLPDKGNGYYSDSAEALRQAVNTWIRTSGAFDGTVDFEKAVVDPADPTALDPRFDSGDHLHPNEAGMQALADAVDLRLLT; encoded by the coding sequence GTGCCGGTACTACTGGCCCTGATCGCGGCGGGCGCGGTCGTCGCCGGGCTGCCGGCGGGCGCGCCGCTCGCCGCCGCCCACCCGGCCCACGGCCGACAGGCCGGCCACGGCCGGGCCACCGCCCCGGCACGGGTGGCCGCGTGGTCGCCGAGCATGACCATCGGCGGACCGAACTTCGACGACGAGACGATCCGCATGGTCGCCCACTCCAGCGTCAGCGGCACCTCCCTGCGGATACACCTGTCCAACCTGCGCGGCACGACCCCGCTCACCGTCGGAGCGGTGAGCGTCGCCGCGCAGGCGGACCGGGCCACCGCCGTGCCGGGTTCGCAGCACGCGGTCACCTTCGCGAACCACAGATCCGTCACCCTCGCCGCCGGCGCGGAGGCGATCAGCGACCCGGTCGCGATGTCCGTCGCCGCCGACCACAACGTGCTGGTCAGCGTCTACCTCCCGGATGCGACCAGCTCCGCCACCTGGCACTCCGACGCCTTCGACACGAGCTACCTCTCCGCGCCGGGCGACCACACCGCCGAGACGGGGGACGGCAACTACACCACGGCGACGACCTCTTGGTACTACCTGTCCGGTCTCGACGTGATCTCGCCCGGCGCCCGCGGCACCGTCGTGGCGTTCGGCGACTCCATCACCGACGGGTACAACACCCCGGCCGGGGCGTATCACCGCTGGCCCGACGACCTCGCCCGCCGGCTGTCCGGGCCGCACCCGATGAGCGTCGTGGACGCGGGCATCGGCGGCAACCGGGTGCTGACCGACGTGCCGAACATCTGGCAGGGGATCAGCGCGACCAAGCGGTTCGCCCACGACGCGCTGGGCCAACCCGGGGTGCGATACGTGATCTTGATGGAGGGCATCAACGACATCGGCAACAACGCCGGCCCCGACGGCGCCCCTCTCACCGCCCAGGACCTGATCGACGGCTACCGGAACCTGATCGGGCAGGCGCACGCCGCCGGCGTCCGGATCATCGGCGGCACGCTGCTGCCGGACAAGGGAAACGGCTACTACAGCGACTCCGCGGAGGCCCTCCGCCAGGCGGTCAACACCTGGATACGCACCAGCGGGGCGTTCGACGGGACGGTCGACTTCGAGAAGGCGGTCGTCGACCCCGCCGATCCGACGGCCCTCGACCCCCGCTTCGACTCGGGCGACCACCTGCACCCCAACGAGGCCGGCATGCAGGCGCTCGCGGACGCGGTCGACCTCAGGCTGCTGACCTGA
- a CDS encoding helix-turn-helix domain-containing protein has protein sequence MTADDSFGRLDDDDYPAFTMGRAAELLGATAGFLRAIGEARLITPLRSEGGHRRYSRYQLRIAARARELVDQGTPIEAACRIIILEDQLEEAQRINAQYRRSASQDVAEN, from the coding sequence ATGACAGCAGACGACTCGTTCGGCCGTCTCGATGACGACGACTACCCCGCCTTCACCATGGGCCGCGCCGCGGAACTCCTGGGCGCCACTGCCGGCTTCTTGCGCGCCATCGGCGAAGCCCGGTTGATCACGCCGCTCCGTTCCGAGGGCGGTCACCGACGCTACTCGCGCTATCAACTGCGCATCGCTGCCCGTGCGCGGGAGCTCGTCGACCAGGGCACCCCCATTGAGGCGGCCTGCCGGATCATCATCCTCGAAGACCAGCTCGAAGAAGCGCAGCGCATCAACGCCCAATACCGCCGCTCCGCATCGCAGGACGTGGCCGAGAATTGA
- a CDS encoding DUF1931 family protein, whose product MPVMGVTKFERFFRAAAGIDVNKNDLKRYNDFVDAKLYDLFLIGTADAKANDRDVIEPQDLPVTKGLQESIHAFRKLEEGIELRPLLEQLAARPDLGMDAAEDTQQRLPDLAGGLSVALARALKTLARDTRRPSTDQWDEAFELFDLLI is encoded by the coding sequence ATGCCCGTCATGGGAGTCACCAAGTTCGAGCGCTTCTTCCGCGCAGCCGCCGGCATCGACGTCAACAAGAACGACCTCAAACGCTACAACGACTTCGTGGACGCCAAGCTCTACGACCTCTTCCTCATCGGCACGGCCGATGCCAAGGCCAACGACCGGGACGTCATCGAGCCTCAGGACCTCCCGGTCACGAAAGGCCTGCAGGAGAGCATCCACGCCTTCCGGAAGCTGGAGGAGGGCATCGAACTGCGCCCCCTGCTCGAACAGCTCGCCGCCCGCCCCGACCTCGGCATGGATGCCGCCGAGGACACCCAGCAGCGGCTGCCCGACCTGGCCGGCGGCCTCAGCGTCGCTCTCGCGCGCGCTCTCAAAACCCTCGCGCGCGACACCCGGCGCCCCTCCACGGACCAGTGGGACGAAGCCTTCGAACTGTTCGACCTGCTGATCTGA
- the uvrA gene encoding excinuclease ABC subunit UvrA has protein sequence MVNKDATDPFVHVRGASENNLRNIDVDVPRDAMVAFTGVSGSGKSSLAFGTLYAEAQRRYFESVAPYARRLLQQVGAPHVEEIAGLPPAVALQQRRGAPSSRSTVGTITTLSNLLRMLYSRAGTYPPRAARLEAESFSPNTAAGACPECHGLGVVHDVAEDLLVPDPSLSIREGAIAAWPGAWQGANLRSVVSGLGIDIDRPWRRLRKKDRDWLLYTDEQPSVYIEPEEDRVDYGYQGKFWSARKHVMHVLADSKSDKMRERALRFVRSVPCPECHGSGLRPEALAVTFAGRSIAEINALPLTEVVALLRPVAGRSGADAATSTARSGETTEVAVRICGDLVARVDVLLDLGLGYLSLGRRSTTLSPGEAQRLRIATQLRSGLFGVVYVLDEPSAGLHPADAEPLLDVLDRLKAAGNSLFVVEHDMDVVRRADWVVDIGPGAGEGGGRVLYSGPVAGLERVGESATSQYLFGRAQPLDHRPRTPHGWLHLSGVSRHNLRNVSVDVPLCVLTAVTGVSGSGKSTLVTQVLAEVVRGHLGLVSEEPDEAQLEVDVQDASGVESFDRLVRVDQRPIGRTPRSNLATYTGMFDAVRKLYAETDEAKARGYSAGRFSFNVPEGRCETCQGEGFVAVELLFLPGTYAPCPTCQGARYNAETLEVTYRGKNIADVLGLSVDAAAEFLSAVPAASRSLETLREVGLGYLRLGQPATELSGGEAQRIKLATELQRARRGHALYLLDEPTAGLHPSDIALLLRQLHRLVDAGNTVVLVEHDLDTIATADWVIDLGPGGGDAGGRVVASGPPAKVARARRSATAPYLAARLARS, from the coding sequence ATGGTGAACAAGGACGCGACCGACCCCTTCGTGCATGTCCGGGGCGCCAGTGAGAACAACCTGCGGAACATCGATGTCGACGTTCCGCGGGACGCGATGGTCGCCTTCACCGGCGTCTCCGGTTCGGGCAAGTCCTCGCTCGCGTTCGGCACGCTCTACGCGGAGGCCCAGCGGCGCTACTTCGAGTCCGTAGCACCGTACGCCCGAAGGCTGTTGCAGCAGGTCGGCGCACCGCACGTGGAGGAAATCGCCGGACTGCCACCGGCTGTGGCCCTGCAGCAGCGACGCGGGGCGCCCAGTTCGCGCTCGACGGTCGGCACCATCACCACGCTGTCCAATCTGCTGCGCATGCTGTACTCCCGCGCCGGCACCTATCCGCCCCGGGCCGCACGGCTGGAGGCGGAGTCGTTCTCACCCAACACCGCGGCCGGCGCCTGCCCGGAGTGCCACGGACTGGGCGTCGTGCACGACGTCGCCGAGGACCTGCTGGTCCCGGACCCCTCGCTGAGCATCCGCGAGGGGGCGATCGCCGCCTGGCCGGGCGCCTGGCAGGGCGCCAACCTGCGCAGTGTCGTGAGTGGCTTGGGGATCGACATCGACCGACCGTGGCGCAGGCTCAGGAAGAAGGACCGGGACTGGCTGCTGTACACGGACGAGCAGCCCTCCGTGTACATCGAGCCGGAGGAGGACCGGGTCGACTACGGCTACCAGGGCAAGTTCTGGAGCGCCCGCAAGCACGTCATGCACGTCCTCGCCGATTCCAAGAGCGACAAGATGCGCGAACGGGCGCTCCGGTTCGTCAGGAGTGTGCCCTGCCCCGAGTGCCACGGCAGCGGGCTGCGGCCCGAGGCGCTCGCCGTGACCTTCGCCGGACGTTCGATCGCCGAGATCAACGCGTTGCCGCTCACCGAGGTCGTGGCGCTGCTGCGGCCCGTGGCGGGGCGGTCCGGGGCCGACGCCGCCACGTCGACCGCCCGGTCCGGGGAGACGACCGAGGTCGCGGTCCGGATCTGCGGCGATCTCGTCGCGCGGGTCGACGTACTGCTCGACCTGGGCCTCGGATATCTCAGCCTCGGGCGCCGCTCGACGACCCTGTCGCCCGGCGAGGCGCAGCGCCTGCGGATCGCCACCCAGCTTCGCTCGGGGCTCTTCGGCGTCGTCTACGTCCTCGACGAACCCTCCGCAGGGCTGCACCCGGCCGACGCGGAACCGCTGCTGGACGTGCTGGACCGCCTCAAGGCGGCGGGCAATTCGCTGTTCGTCGTGGAGCACGACATGGACGTCGTACGGCGGGCGGACTGGGTGGTCGACATCGGCCCCGGCGCGGGCGAGGGCGGCGGACGCGTGCTGTACAGCGGCCCGGTCGCCGGTCTTGAGCGGGTCGGGGAGTCGGCCACGAGCCAGTACCTGTTCGGGCGCGCCCAGCCGCTCGATCACCGCCCGCGCACACCGCACGGCTGGCTGCATCTGAGCGGCGTCTCACGCCACAATCTGCGCAATGTGTCCGTCGACGTACCGCTGTGCGTACTGACCGCGGTGACGGGCGTGTCCGGTTCCGGAAAGTCGACGCTGGTGACGCAGGTGCTCGCCGAGGTCGTCCGCGGCCATCTCGGACTCGTATCCGAGGAGCCCGACGAGGCACAGCTGGAGGTCGACGTCCAGGACGCGTCGGGGGTCGAGTCGTTCGACCGGCTGGTCCGGGTCGACCAACGGCCCATCGGCCGAACTCCCCGGTCCAACCTGGCCACGTACACGGGGATGTTCGACGCGGTGCGCAAGCTGTACGCGGAGACGGACGAGGCCAAGGCGCGCGGCTACTCGGCCGGGCGGTTCTCCTTCAACGTGCCCGAAGGGCGGTGCGAGACCTGCCAGGGCGAAGGATTCGTCGCGGTGGAACTGCTGTTCCTGCCCGGCACCTACGCGCCGTGCCCGACCTGCCAGGGTGCCCGGTACAACGCCGAGACGCTGGAAGTCACCTACCGCGGCAAGAACATCGCGGACGTGCTGGGGCTGTCCGTCGACGCCGCCGCCGAGTTCCTGTCCGCCGTCCCGGCCGCATCCCGCAGTCTGGAGACGTTGCGCGAGGTGGGACTCGGGTACCTGCGGCTGGGGCAGCCCGCGACGGAACTCAGCGGTGGTGAGGCGCAACGCATCAAACTGGCCACCGAACTGCAGCGGGCCCGCCGCGGGCACGCGCTCTACCTGCTCGACGAGCCGACGGCGGGGCTGCATCCCTCGGACATCGCGCTGCTGCTGCGACAGCTGCACCGGCTCGTTGACGCCGGCAACACGGTCGTCCTCGTCGAGCACGACCTCGACACGATCGCCACCGCGGACTGGGTCATCGACCTCGGGCCGGGCGGCGGAGACGCGGGCGGGCGGGTGGTCGCGTCGGGCCCGCCGGCCAAGGTGGCGAGGGCCCGCCGCAGCGCCACCGCGCCCTACCTCGCAGCCCGGCTCGCGCGCTCCTGA